CCATTCTGACAGTAGAAAACttacccgttttgacccattacccaacaCTCTCGACCTGCCCCTTTTGCCACCTCTAACCAAATTAGTTATCTGATGGTTTTACAActattgactttttttttttcttatttttcatgTAGCTGTCACACCTGAGGCTTGAATGATGGATGAGGTTGTAAAAGATGATGTACCAATGTTATCAGCTACAAATTGGCCATCCGATAGACACGATTATAAACCAAATCGGAAATTCTCAAACACGAACAGAAGTGTTTCAATATCCATTCCAGTGCCCTCCGTTGAAATGAGTTCTGGTTCAACAAATCGCATTGGCTTTACCAGTCCCGTGCAGACTGAGAAAACAATGTTAGAAGAGACTGTAGAACAAGAAAACATTAAACAGAATAAAAGACAAGAGGGAGGTAATTATCATGGAACAAAAAACGAACACTTGTTGAGGTCTGGACAGTTGGGAATGTGCAATGATCCTTTCTGTACCACATGCCCATCTACTTACTATTACAAGGGACGCATCATCTCAAGAATTCCCAAGGGCGTTGATCGTCATGTATAATTACTCTTCTGTTTTGGAGACCTTTATCTTTTCTCTAAACCTGAATCACGGTTATAAGGGGTGGGTTAGGAAACAAGTCATACGGGTAGCTACTGTTTGCCAAAACGTGTCATTTTTGCAAGAACCAAAATGGGTCGGCTGGTTTGGGAAGAAGCTGAACAATGTTTTAACAAGAAAATGAGTAAAATGTTCATGGGTTTTTTGTTTTGCAGGCTGGTGCATATGGAGGTGCAAAAGGGTGGGTACGAGAAAAGTTATCCTTGATAAAACATTTTATGTCTGGGGTCATGAATCCGCATGCCAAAGTTGTTCAGCAGTGGAATCAATTTGTTGTCATTACTTGTTTATTCGCCATTTTCTTAGACCCCCTATTCTTTTATGTGCTGTCAGTGAAGAAGGTAAAACTGCATTCCGATATGAACTATTACTTTTTTGAAAATAGTAAATGCTTTTTGACATAGATACCCCCCTTATGCGTATGTAAACATTTAGGCTATGTTTGATTATTGTCGTTTTTGGAAGCAGGAGCATAAGTGCATCGTTTTCAACTGGGAACTGACAAAAACCATTGTAGTTTTCCGAAGCTTGACGGACTTGATTTACCTCATTCACATGCTAGTTCAGGCAAACAACTTAATCCCTGCTTTTTACAATATCTTTTGAATTGCCTGCCACCTGTATAGTaatagtataataataataatgtttatATGTATTTTGCAGTTCAGGTTAGCATTCATTTCTCCTGAATCAAGAGTCGTAGGTGCTGGAGATTTGGTTGATGATCCTAGGAAAATTGCCTTACATTATCTTTCTGGATATTTTTTCGTCGACTTATTTATCGTTTTACCACTTCCTCAGGTAAGATTAAGACACTCTTTCAACCAGATCATTTGTGTATCCCTAATAATAAGTTATTCATCCAGATCATTGTATTATTAATCCTACCGAATTCCGTTGCAATATCTGGAGCTAATTATGCAAAGAATCTTTTGCGATCAGCTATTCTTGTCCAATACATTCCCAGATTATTCCGATTTCTGCCTCTTCTTGCGGGACAGTCTCCAACTAACTTCATATTCGAGTCCGCATGGGCAAACTTTGTCATCAAtcttttgacttttgttttggcTGGTCATGTTGTGGGATCATGCTGGTATCTCTTTGGGTTACAGGTGTGTGAGAATTGTTAACTCTTTTCACCTTCTATGTGACAAATTTTTATaatgttgttttatttgtttaagaGGGTGAATCAATGCCTTCGAGATGCTTGTCACAACTCTGAATTTCGGAATTGCAAGGAGTTAATAGATTGTGGTCATGGAGTTGACTTGGGGAGCACACAGTCCAACTGGAAACAAAATGTAAATGCGAGTGCTTGTTTTGAAGAAGATGGGTTCCCCTATGGAATTTACGTGAAAGCTGTCAACCTCACTGCGGAGAATAGTATAATCACAAGATATATCTACTCCTTCTTTTGGGGATTTCAGGTTTTAAAATCTTATTCATCAACATCCTCTCCCATTGTTACATTTTAACTTTAAACATATAACCAAAAAAGGATGAGGGCAACATGGGTCGTCGAAGCCTTGAGCTAGTCAAAGTGTCAAACGGGTCGAAAGTAATCACAACTGTATTCAAATGTTGAAACCTCCATATCGCGCCTTTATTGATAcagttatattattattattattcgaatactTATAAATTAATTCTTGTAAGCCTATTCAACGcattaattatttataaaatataaaaggATAAATTAGTTTCATAATTTTTAACACACCAATGGGCCTGCAAATGTAATTtgctatataatatataaaaggGGTGGTTAAAACCGaatatttttccttttttttttttttttttttttacaaaagagTTTGAACACGTGTTGAATAGAGTTCCTTCCTAATGTTTTTCCTTTGGTTATGATTGTGAAGCAAATCAGCACACTTGCAGGCAAtcaaactccaagttattttgtTTGGGAAGTTCTTTTTACCATGGCTATTATTGGGCTTGGTCTGCTACTCTTTGCCCTTTTGATTGGAAACATGCAGAACTTTCTTCAAGGTCTAGGACGCAGGTACAATTTTTAATACGATGATTATTGTATCTATTACCGCCATTGTTGAATGATATGTATGATGATCCATAGAATACACATGGTTCACTTTTATTGTTATTTGTTAGGCGGCTTGAAATGTCACTTAGACGACGTGATGTTGAGCAGTGGATGAGCCACCGACACTTGCCAGAAGGCCTACGAAAGTAAATAACTCTACGCCTTTATTTTATTTCTTCTACCATAGTATATCATTTCATCTAAACGTGTCATAACAAGTGGGTTGTGGAGCATGTAAAAATGTGTAATATTTAGTACGGGTTGGGTTGGGTTAGGTTGGCCAACAAATGCTTTATTGAccttcttttttttaattttttttaaatagtcaAACGTGTAATTACCTTTACATGTACATATTGTTACAGTGATAATGGTCCATCGATTAAAGCGGTTTAGGGTTCGAACTGATAGTTTGATAATAACCACACTTTTTCTAGACATTTGACCCATTTGAGCTTGTTCCATTTTTAGCTAAAAAACTTATTCAACCCATATGTCATGTTTGTGATAGAACAAATTTAGTATTTTAAGCCTTTGCCTGCTAAATGATGTACGATAAATCTTTTTTTTGGTTAGAGGGAGTTGTTGAGGTCGTCGGAACGGGTGGGGTGGGGTGTGGTGTGGGAGGGATAGTGACGTCTGGTGTGGGTGGGATAGTGACGTCGCCAATGTACAAAAAGAATGgtttttgaaattttattttaaagTAAATTACATAAACAATCCCTGCAGATTAAAAGAGTAAAATAGTCATTTCCACCCAACTTAACGGATTTTTTTTTGCGGAAGTTAATGTTAAAACCCAACattgttacaaaatgaaaaggtGTGattacaaaccacaaggactactGGTGTAATTAACTCTTGATAGTATAATCTGTTGCCTATTAAATGATATACAATAAGTGATGGTAAGACTCTTATTTTCCATTAGTTTAGCTTTGATGTTTTTGGCTTGAAATATGACTATCTAATGATTACGGTGTGCAGAAAAGTTCGAGACTCGGAGCGTTATCATTGGGCTGCTACACAAGGGGTTAATGAAGAAGTGCTAATGGAGAATTTGCCTGAAGACCTGCAAAGAGATATCCGCCGCCACCTCTTCAAATTTGTCAAGAAAGTGAGTTTCAAATTTTATTGACGTTGACATTTTCATATTTGAGCTTTATCATTACACTTAAAACAATTTCTAAAAACTTTAATTTGTAGGTCCGGATTTTTGCGTCGATGGATGAACCGATTTTAGACGCGATATGTGAAAGATTAAGGCAAAAGACATATATAAAAGAAGGAACAACCTTATATGAAGGAGGGTTTGTGACAAAAATGGTATTTATTGTAAGAGGGAAAATGGAGAGCACAGGAGAAGATGGGAATGCGGTTACGTTATCTGAAGGTGATGTATGTGGTGAAGAACTCCTCGCATGGTGCCTTGAACCTTCCTCTCTTAATGGAGGTATAATATAAACTATTTTTTCATAGTCTTTTATTACTTTTTTCACAAAGTTTGGATTTTGCGgccatttatttatttattttaaaacacGCATCCAAACACACCTGAATTGCAGATGCAAGGACACGGGGAAAGCCAGGATACAAATTGGTGTGCAAGAGGACAGTGAAATGCTTATCAAATGTGGAGGCATTTGTTCTACGCGCTGCAGATCTTGAAGAAGTCACCACCCTTTTTGCTGGATTCTTGAGGAATCACCGCGTTCAAATGGCAATAAGGTAATTCATGCTGTAAATAGTTTTTGTTAAGGATGTGAATTGAATGTAATCACACGTTTACCATGTTTAGGCATGAATCTCCATACTGGAAAGGCTTGGCGGCAACCACCATTCAGGTGGCATGGAGATACAGGAAGAAGCGGCTACATAGTGGTACTACTCTTCCCTCCAAATATAAGTAAAGGTGTTACTAGATTTCATAAGTTGTATTAGAAGATGTATATGTCGCTACAAATTTGTACAATTTGGCACTATGGCGTAAATGCTTATAAGCTATTATACGTCCTTATTTCGTTGTTAAGGACTTGTAGGCGGTTGATTTAGTCAGTCATGTTTTATTTCTAATGGGTAATGTGGATAGGATTTGTTTACAAGTTAGAAGGATCAAAATACAAAAAATTGGAGCATGCAATAAACAAAGTGGGCGGTAAACCAAGCGTTAAAACGACACCATTTCCAGATTTCTTCTTGTTCTCGCTAAATCGGACGCCAGAAGTAGATGAATCGTTGTTTGAGTTGTCTGACATCGAAGACTTGAGTGCTTAAATTCGAGTTTTGATTTGCAGATTCATCGTTGTTATTGATTAACGACCCTTCTTTGAAACTTTTTGCTTAACacgatttagggttttgataagaATCATCGCAGGAGGTGGGTGAGGCTTTGGGATAAGAAATATCAGGTATTGAACAAAAGGGACAAGTAGGTTGTTGAAGACTCGCGTCTTCCAAAGAACAATGTCTAATGTCCAGCACTCAAAGAAATTGAAAAAAGTGTGGTTGGAGAATTGAACCAGGTTAATCACATACACATAAACACAACCAACCAATTTACGAGTAAAACACATCATAAAGCTaacataaattatatatatacactatCAAAAGCGTATGAAAGGAAAAAGGTCAAATCATGGGCTGACATGTGGCGTTTGGTACTATTCCCAACATTCACTAATTAATAgcaatgataatgataatgataatgataattgAAGTATTGAACTCTATTAAAAAATTTGAATTATGAACTTGATTGACAAAACAATTATAAAGGAATTGTAATCTATCACCCAGACTCCAAACCTGGCCACTGCCAATGACCCACACCACTAGCCGCTCCACCTGACAACCGCTCACGACCTGGCTTGCCACCCACGACCCGACCCGAGCTACTAGCACCCTGGACGCCGACCCCGATTTGGAACACCGTCACCCTAAACCATCATTGCCACCCCTTGACCCTAGCGCGCCTCTGACTCCACCACAAACCGGGTTTAAGTCGATTGTCTGGGACGGGATAGCGTTTCAAATCGGTCTGGGGTCTAGGcggtggtttgagtcagcagccTGATTCGACATGCAGGGCGGTCTGGGTCCAGGCGACGTCTATGTTGGTAGTCGAGTACGGGTTGGGGCGACAGTCAAGTTAAGTCATCGGGTCCGGGTTAGCGATCAGGTTGGGGCAGAAGTCTGGGCCGGGTCGATGGTCTTGATCCGATTTGGACAACGGTTGGGTGGCGATCCGGGTCGATGGTCGGGTCTAGGTCGGGAAGGCGGTTTGAGTCGACAGTTGTGGGTGGCGATAAGGTATTGTGGAGGCAATGAGACAGTGAGTGGTCAAAGATTCCAGTTACCTTGGTTGAATTTCTTCCCATATTAGAAGGATTGTAAATTCTTTTACATGAAGGAATTTAAATAAATTCAATTCAACTATAATTCAAACCTAACCAAACACAACAAAATTGGAATTCATATTCTAAATTCAAAGGTATCCATAAATCAAACATATTAAGAGATGGAATTTAGATTCCAATTGCATGAAATACCCCGAACCAAACGCACCCTTAAATTATGACTTGATATCAACTAATAACACCAAATTTTAagactttattattttttaaaacatgacATAACCTTGGAGTAAAATATAAAGGTAGACTTTCAAACAAATATATACTAAACTTGTTGACATTTCAAATACAATAGCATGGGTTAAGTTATTCTAGAAATGCtcttaaaaataagaagtgtacaaagaCACAATGGATCACACAAGATGACACAATACtgagcaaaatataacacaatgcccAAAAATTTAACACAATGTCGAGGAAAAAAGACATAATGAGTCGCAAAAAAGATACAATGACGCGAATATAGAAAAGACACAATGATAATAAGCAAAAATTTTAAAATCTACAACCTATAAATCCAAAAGTGAATCTAAAATCTCACATCGTAGAGTCCGGTGAGACGGTTCCAATTCCgcttgaatgaggtcaatcagagtcCGTTCGATAccctttgtacgacttcttatttttaaaaccctttgtatttgatcctaaaccTAAAAAGGGTATAGAGGTATTCCGTCGATCATGTTCCAGTTTTTCTTCCTTGCGGGTTTTTTTTACCATTATCATGTGTTCAAAAAACCTTTGTTCAAAAAACCTCTGAAATTAGGGCTAGCATGTTATTTAAGCGGAGAACTATTCAAAAGTTAACTAAATACACAACTATGTGAATTAAAAATACGCAAGCATGTATTTCCTTAGCTGTTGATGAACTTTGTGTCCGTcactgtgcgaataggctagatagagcatgtgttgaatattgtatagattagATACGAGCACATGACCCAAATACGAACAGAACAGAGTTTATAATGTCACTTCGTACGAAGAGATTTCACCTCGTACGAAGAGATTTCACCTCGTACGAAGTGCTGCCACTTCGTACGAAGTCAATGTCCAGCTCGTACGAGTTGATCAGTATATCTATAAATACCGTCGTGTGTTCATTGTTTTGTAAGTTTTGAAGGTTCCCAGAGGGGAAACGCTGGCGGATTTTCTCTAGAATTCCGCCAGCTTGACAAGATGTATACTCTTTTGGTGTGAATAAACATATGCTTCCGCTGATTTTGTTTCTACTCTTTTCTTAATAACATTCTACCGAATTAGTCATATTATGCCCAAACTTCCGTCTAGAACCGTCGGATCTTGGACTTTCAAATTCATCTTTAAAGTCAAACTCGAAGGAATCTTCGTCAACACCTAACATTTCAGCAATTTCCTCTTTTGTATAGTTGTGCACGAATTCACCTTCCTCAACATCATGTTCCAAGTAAAATACTCTTGGCTTTGGCACGTTAGGAACAGCTGACATAGGAGTCGCTGGGAGGATTCCTGGCTGCTCAGATTCATCAACACTATCCTTCAACTCCCCCTGATCTTGTTCTGTATCATCCTGATTCACACATTCATTCAAATACACATCAAGATCAATATTTTCATTACACATAGAAACATTTACATTCAGACCCGAACCACCCTGACTactatcatcatctttcttatcATCATCAACTTTTCTATCACTCTTTCCAGCAACATCTGTGTCCTCTTCCTCAGCCTCATCTTCGTTATATGCATCCACTTTATCATCTACCTCAGCGTACATCTTCCTTCGATCAATCACTTTCTGTCTCAGTGTGGGATCAGAAACATCAATAAGCTGTCCAACCAATACAAAGTTCACTGACGGTTCTTCTTCAGTCACAATCTCTGTAGAAAGAGTTAATATCTTTGGCGCAGATTTAACTTCTAGCGCAGATTGTTCTATCAAAGGAGTTTCACCAACTTTTCTCTTTCCTTTACCAGCCTTGGCAGCTTCAGCTTTAGCAATACGTCTACGCTCGGCTGCTTTGGCCTGTATCTCTTCTATCTCAATCTCTGCATACTTTGCTTTGAAGTTGATCCCATATCTTTTGCTTAGAACTTTGAATAGCATATCAAACTTCTTTGCATTATCTGCTTTCTCGGTCTCCAATTCTTTGACAACCAGATGTAATCCCTCGTTTTCAGCAGTTACACTTGTGAGCAGAGTGACCAAATGCGTGTTCTCGGTTTGGAGCTGCTTGATCTGAGCATCATtctctttcatcttcttctctacATCTTCAACTTTATGGTTGTCATTCACCAATATAGCCAACAGAGCCTCCAAATTCTTCTGATCGTCTTCAAGATACTTTATTCTACTCTCATGCTCTTTGATCTTCTTTCTAACTCACCAATCCTTCCTTCATTGAACAGACCTCCTTCGAAACCTAAAAGATACAACTCTTCTTCATTGGTTGATGGACCGGTAGGATGAGACTGTCATCTTTGCGATGTTTGCGGCGTTGATTGTGTTGAAGGTTGAGAAGGAATGACATTTTGAAGTGATTGCGGTTGTGTGATATGTTGAGGCGAGGAACGTGGTGATGGttgttgtaacaccccaaaaacgtcacAGCGGAAATAAAAACGTAAtggtgacggaagttggtgcccataAATATCTTGGTGGACGACGCTTCATTAAATTTTGGAGATTTGACTTAAATTAAAcacattttaaagtttataacttAAACATAAGCCACAACCATAACATAGTTAAGTTGTCTTGATCCTTATGGATCTTAATACAAACATGGTCCCAAATGAGTTTTAAAAGtagttcaaaatattatttattaagACATGCATCACAACCACAAGATACGCCAAAATCCCGAAGCTAAACTCATGTACCTgaagaacacgttaaaatcaagtgtcaacacaaaggaatgTGAGTTCATGTATATTCATTCGATCCAAGGAAAAATTTCATattatgtgtttattattaaaacatccatataatcTTAAGCAAGTCCATTTAATTTCCTTTACAAAATCCAAGGGTCAGTTAGTATAGTGGTAGGTAATCCAATACTGTCAGTAGAGTGACCCTGTCTCGCTTTTGGTGGCATATTGTCGTTTCTATTATTGCAGTAATAATAACAACATAAGACAATATTAAAATAAATCAATCACTAAATAATAGTGGACTAAACAATACACATGCATCCATATAATAATGAGAATAATTTGACCAAAAACCCATTATATTGATATTTTAGCTTAGAAATTACATAGCTTTTTTATAGTACAAAAACCAACAAAATGGTGTGAATAGGATCAAACACCATTGACAAGTCTTACTAAATTTCCTCCTAAAATATCTCATTTGGCATGCAAGCCAAAATAGGGTTACCAAAAGAGACAAACCAATGAAACAAGCAACAATCACTTAAAACCCAAAAAGTCCAGAAGCTTCCTAACTAGCTCCTCAAGCTCCACTTTCCTCTAATACATCTGATCCATGGCACTGTCATCCAAGTCCTAAAGCTCATCGTACCAATCCATCTGACCCTCGAGATCCTTCACCAAGCCCTTCGTTGTCTCCAGGTCTCCGCGTAGAGTGGCGATCTGATGATCACCATACTCCTTTCTACTTCTTCAAGGCAGACTCAACAGCAGCTCTAGAAGTTGATGCAATATCTCCAACGGGTCGAGTCCTCTTCCTACGGCAAGTATAGACTAGAAGAGGTGTAATAGAGACTCGTGACTCGGGCCGCGGAATGGATGACTCTAATGTGACTGGTGGAGGGATCTCAGGTGTAAGCTCAACAGTGGCAGTGGGCGGGACTGCCAATGGCTCTAAAGGTTGAGCCGTAACGGTAGTGGCATCCAACACTGGTGCTATCCCAAAAGATCCTCCAataaaagtgtcacacccccaaaatccacctgcggagtatcaccgcttgggagcgtgactgaccaggatcaagccaccaatcatatcgaacacaacatttaataacaaaagtagataatgtaattcaacacgacatgatcgatgttcaaaaccaaacattgtttaagtagcggaaacatgtaaataaacccaacataaataataatgtatgaaaagtcgtaagtgtttaattaatcattcatgatccatgctccacaacgacctgctccttcctgtgcaagctccatatatctaacgacctgcaaggcatgtaacagaggatcaacaactagttgagcgagttcacagtttatagttcagtaattgtagtaGTATAGTAAGTCGTGTAtttgttcgttatgtcatgtatcgtattagttcgtatcgcggccctctaggcatgtatgcgaagattaagtaaagttctcaagtattctagactaggtatatttgtatcgcggccaccctggcatgtgtgcgaagttttagtatatagttcgcagcctttctaggcatgtgtgcgaagatcagtcataatatcgcggccaaccctggcgtgtatgcgaagatcagttcaattagtatcactagtctagcagtatcttaaccaatcaccttcctcacccgaggatcatatcactacgttccattatagataagtaccagtaaataatcaaatcccattcccaccctgggaaccccatgccttggctgtgtgaactcaccttggtttgctcggtatgttattgcttctagagttaattaaatgtctaagtccgctacacacgacctaggatgcattgcacgtgattcgatgtaagtgttacattcaagtagggtttacaagtcACTGATGTCCAAACAGTTGTGATCTGTGTGAgggttgtgtacagaatgatatgataAGGATTGTTCACACCTATAGGATCATGCAGTACCATTCAATAGCATACAATCATATACATGTAAAGAATCATACAGTAAGCATACGGTGACATGCAATGCCACATCGTGCCATATAGGGTTTTGAATTCAGTATTGTGAACACCATATGTAACTCAGACTATAATAACCTCAACGAAAGTCATATTAAGTATCATTGTAGAGAAATTCGGACTAGTGTATGTATTTCAAGAAGTCAGGCCCATATTGCAAGTTAACACATTCAAACAAAGTTCATCAAAGGAAATCAAACAAgtatatgaaactcggaccatggggCTCCCCTctttaaaattcggacagggGTATCCCCCCCCCATAAACTCGGACAGGGTTACACCCCTACAAAACTCGGACAGCCTTGATACTTGTCCAAAAAGTCGGACTAGAGCCATaccttacaaaactcggactaagagctcaaaactcggacaaagagGGTTTCcattcacaaagtcggacaaagGGGTCTCAAGCCTAAAACTCGGATGATGTAACATACAGAAGGTCGGACATGTTTATATTAGAAAATCGGACCCTTTGCATTCATTAAAAAGGTCGGACCCCTTCATGTATttgtaaaagtcggacaaggctTCCATTAAAGTAATTCGGACTATACATGATGTTAAAACTCGGACTCCATACATTTCCTTCAAAGAATTCGGACTCTCATTTGCATCATTAAAGGTCGGAccttatgatttttttttaaa
Above is a window of Helianthus annuus cultivar XRQ/B chromosome 14, HanXRQr2.0-SUNRISE, whole genome shotgun sequence DNA encoding:
- the LOC110908362 gene encoding probable cyclic nucleotide-gated ion channel 20, chloroplastic — its product is MMDEVVKDDVPMLSATNWPSDRHDYKPNRKFSNTNRSVSISIPVPSVEMSSGSTNRIGFTSPVQTEKTMLEETVEQENIKQNKRQEGGNYHGTKNEHLLRSGQLGMCNDPFCTTCPSTYYYKGRIISRIPKGVDRHAGAYGGAKGWVREKLSLIKHFMSGVMNPHAKVVQQWNQFVVITCLFAIFLDPLFFYVLSVKKEHKCIVFNWELTKTIVVFRSLTDLIYLIHMLVQFRLAFISPESRVVGAGDLVDDPRKIALHYLSGYFFVDLFIVLPLPQIIVLLILPNSVAISGANYAKNLLRSAILVQYIPRLFRFLPLLAGQSPTNFIFESAWANFVINLLTFVLAGHVVGSCWYLFGLQRVNQCLRDACHNSEFRNCKELIDCGHGVDLGSTQSNWKQNVNASACFEEDGFPYGIYVKAVNLTAENSIITRYIYSFFWGFQQISTLAGNQTPSYFVWEVLFTMAIIGLGLLLFALLIGNMQNFLQGLGRRRLEMSLRRRDVEQWMSHRHLPEGLRKKVRDSERYHWAATQGVNEEVLMENLPEDLQRDIRRHLFKFVKKVRIFASMDEPILDAICERLRQKTYIKEGTTLYEGGFVTKMVFIVRGKMESTGEDGNAVTLSEGDVCGEELLAWCLEPSSLNGDARTRGKPGYKLVCKRTVKCLSNVEAFVLRAADLEEVTTLFAGFLRNHRVQMAIRHESPYWKGLAATTIQVAWRYRKKRLHSGTTLPSKYK